A window of Candidatus Poribacteria bacterium contains these coding sequences:
- a CDS encoding ABC transporter substrate-binding protein has protein sequence MTYQGMRRIFRDWNKILFYTVNYLALVMGVLLLFAGCENVQQLLAPMPAEDNDGTIKIGFMYTSDTRSNSLNGAELAALQLNGEGGAHGREIEIIAHGNISDTEQAAVIAEELIIQERVSVIVGPNRSNYAVVIGPVAQRYGIPMVTTTATNPSVTAAGDFVFMAAFTDDFQGKVMATFATQDLGAKTAAVLTCRESLYSEGLSQTFIDNFTALGGEVVHAQFYMRGDTDFTAQLTAIAEAAPDVFFLPGFAAEIPLVVQQAKTLSITGILLGGDSWDNSVLISENSEILEGSFFSSLFSADVTPGDLSEDADQFITAYTSIFQVPPAGGAALGYDGVRLVVQAMRRADDLKPVAIRDQLAATMDYNGATFISGYDENRHPNKSAVINQIVNGEAQFYKLIEP, from the coding sequence ATGACCTATCAGGGAATGCGCAGGATTTTCAGAGACTGGAACAAGATCCTTTTTTATACTGTTAATTATTTAGCTCTAGTTATGGGAGTCCTGCTTCTGTTTGCAGGGTGCGAGAATGTCCAACAACTACTTGCACCAATGCCGGCTGAAGATAATGACGGCACGATCAAAATTGGTTTTATGTATACTAGCGACACCCGAAGCAATAGCCTGAACGGTGCGGAATTAGCGGCACTGCAATTAAACGGAGAGGGTGGAGCGCACGGTAGGGAGATCGAAATTATAGCGCATGGTAATATAAGCGACACAGAACAAGCCGCAGTAATAGCCGAGGAACTAATTATCCAAGAAAGGGTATCGGTAATCGTCGGTCCCAACAGATCGAATTATGCTGTAGTCATTGGTCCAGTCGCCCAACGCTACGGGATACCGATGGTGACTACCACTGCAACTAACCCATCAGTTACTGCTGCAGGGGACTTTGTATTTATGGCGGCGTTCACCGACGACTTTCAGGGGAAGGTTATGGCGACATTTGCCACACAAGATTTAGGAGCAAAGACCGCCGCAGTCCTCACGTGCAGGGAGTCTCTTTATTCGGAGGGTTTATCGCAAACCTTCATTGACAACTTCACTGCTTTGGGAGGCGAGGTTGTACACGCTCAATTTTACATGAGGGGCGATACCGATTTTACCGCACAACTGACCGCAATCGCTGAAGCTGCGCCGGATGTCTTTTTTCTACCCGGTTTTGCAGCCGAAATCCCATTGGTGGTTCAACAGGCAAAAACGCTCAGTATAACAGGAATCCTCCTCGGCGGCGACAGTTGGGATAACTCCGTCTTAATTTCTGAGAATAGCGAAATTCTTGAGGGGAGTTTTTTTAGCAGCCTCTTTTCAGCCGACGTTACGCCGGGTGATTTAAGTGAAGATGCGGATCAATTTATCACCGCCTACACCTCAATTTTTCAGGTCCCGCCCGCTGGGGGTGCTGCGCTAGGCTATGATGGAGTCCGGCTCGTCGTTCAGGCGATGCGTCGCGCAGATGACTTGAAACCAGTCGCAATACGCGATCAGCTTGCAGCGACCATGGATTATAACGGGGCAACATTTATCTCCGGTTACGATGAAAACCGACACCCGAACAAGAGCGCAGTCATCAATCAGATTGTTAATGGCGAAGCACAGTTTTATAAATTAATCGAGCCGTAG
- a CDS encoding ABC transporter substrate-binding protein, with the protein MIEQRPQLTKRGFIGRIWISLFLLIPLFWGCDQVQQLLAPLPDGGDEAAVKIGFLYTTPNRNNSRYGAELATIQLNEAGGVYGLPIQLIARGIPTQRFVSENINDTEYVSKLALELIVEEEVSAIVGPNRSTYAVVVGEIAQNHGIPMMATSATNPSVTAAGDFVFMAAFTDDFQGVAMAAFALQDLEAKTAAVLTHKDDVYSEGLSQTFIDSFIAHGGQVVADEFYAAGDTDFTAQLAAIAEAMPDVIFSTGFSPEVPLLVRQAREEIGIAATFIGGDSWDNTALIEAAGAVIDGSFFSSGFSAEAEPSDLGEDAYQFVTAYTAMFGVIPDGGAALGYDALRLVVQAMRRADDLTPIAIRDQLAATMNYSGATSISGYDENRHTSKSVVIKQIVNGEVQFHKLIEP; encoded by the coding sequence GTGATAGAGCAACGCCCCCAGCTAACTAAACGCGGATTCATTGGTCGGATTTGGATTTCATTATTTTTATTGATTCCCCTATTTTGGGGGTGCGATCAGGTCCAGCAACTGCTTGCACCATTACCGGATGGAGGTGATGAGGCTGCGGTTAAAATCGGTTTTCTCTACACCACGCCAAACCGAAATAACAGTCGGTACGGAGCAGAACTGGCGACAATACAACTGAACGAAGCAGGGGGTGTATACGGATTACCGATACAACTAATCGCTCGCGGTATACCGACCCAACGTTTCGTAAGCGAGAATATAAACGATACGGAATATGTCTCAAAACTCGCGCTGGAATTGATTGTCGAAGAGGAAGTATCCGCAATCGTTGGTCCCAACCGTTCAACCTACGCCGTGGTTGTCGGAGAAATTGCACAAAACCACGGCATACCGATGATGGCAACTTCCGCTACCAATCCGTCAGTTACCGCTGCGGGTGACTTTGTGTTTATGGCGGCATTCACCGACGACTTTCAGGGGGTGGCGATGGCAGCATTTGCGTTGCAAGATTTAGAGGCAAAGACCGCCGCAGTCCTTACACACAAGGATGATGTCTATTCGGAGGGGTTATCGCAAACCTTCATTGATAGCTTTATTGCTCATGGAGGTCAGGTGGTAGCTGATGAGTTTTACGCAGCAGGGGATACCGATTTCACCGCGCAACTAGCGGCAATCGCCGAAGCAATGCCGGACGTAATCTTTAGCACCGGTTTCAGCCCCGAAGTCCCTTTATTGGTTCGACAGGCGAGGGAGGAGATTGGGATAGCGGCGACCTTTATTGGCGGGGATAGTTGGGATAACACGGCATTGATTGAGGCAGCTGGAGCGGTTATTGACGGGAGTTTCTTCAGTAGCGGCTTTTCGGCAGAGGCAGAACCGAGCGATTTAGGTGAAGATGCCTATCAATTTGTGACCGCCTACACCGCAATGTTTGGCGTTATTCCCGATGGAGGAGCTGCATTGGGATATGATGCGCTCCGACTCGTGGTTCAGGCGATGCGGCGTGCGGACGATTTAACGCCGATAGCGATTCGCGATCAGCTTGCGGCAACCATGAATTATAGCGGCGCAACGT